The DNA window CACCTCGGATCAGATCTAAGCCCCCTCGCAACGAGGTGTGATTGACGAGCACCAGTTTCAAGCGTGTAAGCAAGCGTGAGCGTGCCTGCATTGCTTTAGCGAAAGGGGAAGCCGGTATCGAGATCGAGATCGAAAACAAAGCCTTCGTCCAAATCTCGAAATCAGCAAATAATTCGTCTTTGTCTTGATTATCGAGACCCAAGACAACGTTTGCGATCACGCTGAACGCAAAGCGACGCATACGCGGGGCGAGTGGGAGAGCAGATTGGCTGTCCAGCAATTCTGCAACGAGTTCCTGTACGAGAGCTTCAATCTCTGGTGCATAGCGCCGCAGCGCTGCACTGGAAAACAATTGACCAACCACGCGCCGACGAGCCTTGTGCCCAGCACCATTGCGATTGGCCAAGGAGCGGCTGCCCAGCAACAAACGAACACTCTTGGGCCACCACCCCTCAAGACAATCTCCTTGTGCCAACAAGTCAGCGATGGCCTCATCCCCTTGGATGAACACAATGCGCTGACCGAGGAGAGACGTCTCGAAGAGATCACCATGGGTCTCAAAGCGACGTTGAGCAAAAGAGGGATCACGGAAAAATGCGAGTGCCTCTAAAACTCCGGTTACAGCACCGGTGCTCGGCAGTTGTGCTTGCGAGATCAATGTTGATAGGGGCTGATGGACTCATGGATCGGCTATCGATCTAACCAAAGCTGACTCCAGAAACCCGGAGAAACGGCTCACCAACTAAAAATTGCAGGCTGTCTTATCAAAACAAGGCATCAATTTTGAGGTTTCATTTGTACGACTGCGCGATACCGCTCTAGCCGATGGTTTTCTTAGCGTGTTGAGACAACAAGGCTCATTGGATGATCTGGGGTGCTGCGCTCAACAATCGCGATCGTCAACCGGAAGTGATGGATCAACCTGGCCTTGACCCAGGTGAGCATGCAAAAGCATTGATGGGCTTGCGGCGAATTAATACGATCAGTCGCTGTTCCGCCGGTTTGTTTCGCCCCATCGAGGCCCTTGCAAAGACTCGTCTGACAAAG is part of the Synechococcus sp. WH 8016 genome and encodes:
- a CDS encoding cytochrome P450, whose protein sequence is MSQAQLPSTGAVTGVLEALAFFRDPSFAQRRFETHGDLFETSLLGQRIVFIQGDEAIADLLAQGDCLEGWWPKSVRLLLGSRSLANRNGAGHKARRRVVGQLFSSAALRRYAPEIEALVQELVAELLDSQSALPLAPRMRRFAFSVIANVVLGLDNQDKDELFADFEIWTKALFSISISIPASPFAKAMQARSRLLTRLKLVLVNHTSLRGGLDLIRGGVDEAGIPLNDDDFAEQLLLLLFAGYETTASSLSCLFRALLINPTVHDWLLSELDHLSSEDPDDLSHPRLDATVLEVMRLTPPVGGFFRRTKGPVMLAGIEVPDNRVIQVVLTASTTGDDPDLSAFRPQRHLDRSFQQTLMPFGGGERVCLGKALADLEIRLMAVGLLKKIELKLEPNQDLSLQQIPSPTPRGGLVVTSRQR